From the Deinococcus aestuarii genome, the window CAGCACAGGCCGCAGCCCCGGACGGTGGGGTTGGGCGGGGCGGGGTGGGGTGGGCAGGTCAAATCTTCTCCGCCCACACCTGCAACTTCTCCGCGAAGCTTGGCACCTCGGCGCGTTTCAGGCCGTCCAACAATTCCTGCGTTGTGATAGGCGGCCTGCTCAGGGCGGCGCGAAGCTCCTGCAAAGCTTCCAAGACACTCGCCGTCTGTCCCTCCAGGCAGCCTTGCAGGAAGGGATCGGGGTGGACGGCTTGCAGGTGAGGGGGAAGTGCGCGGCTTGGGAAGTCGGCAAGATTGAAGGTGAGTAGGACGCTGGCACCGCTGGCAAGAGCGGCATTCAAAACGTGCTGGTCATCCGGGTCGGGCAGAGTGTGGTCGCTCCTGGCCTGGGCCGTCACCAGGGACTCGGGGACAGCTCTATTCATCATGTCGCGGGTGCGCTCCAACCTCACGCGGCTCAGGTCCGGTCGGTGGGCCAGCAGGTTCCCGATCCATTCCTCGTGTATTTCATTCGTCCAGCGAGGCCGGATGACACCCTGAATGCCTAAACGCACGATCAGGTCACGCACCAGGCTCTTGTAAAGGACGTTCGCGTCACATAGGACGACCGCGCCATGCAGGACGGGCATCAATAGAGGCCCATTTCCTGTGCCTCTGCGGTGATCTGATCGGCCAGGGCCTTCCGCTCCCGGAGGTCTTTCTGCTGATACGCGAGCAGATCACTCAAGCGGATGCGACGGTGACTCCCCACCTTGCGGTAGGGAATCCTCCCCTGATTCAGCACCTGCTCGATCAGGTAGGGGCGGCTGACACCGAGCAGGTCAGCGGCCTGCTGGGTGCTCAGTTCCTCCTGCTGGCTCAGGATCGTGACGCTCTCGCCGTTCCCCAGGCGCTCCAAAAGACCCCGGAGCAGTTCAGCGAGAGCAGGGGTGAGGGGCAGGCTGGTCGAGCCTGTACTGAGCCGCACGTCGTTCTGGCTCAGGAGTTGTTGGGCGTCCTTGGCGAGGGTCTGTTCCTTCAAGTCGGGAGTGTGATGCAATGTCATCCTTCACCTCGACCCCATTATTCGCAATAGTCGAAGCATTCGCAACACTTGTGCCGCAGCAACAGACAGGGGTTGGGTTAGGCATGGTGGGTAGAGCGAAAGAATCAATAGGGGTCTACCTCCTGCCCAATTTCTGTGACCTCCTGGGCAAGGGCTTTGCGCTCGGCCAAGTCCTGCTGCTGGGCGCTCACTCCCACTTCCTCATCTGCAAGCGATGGCCCCAGCAGATCGGGCAACAGCTCCTCAATGGGAGGCCCACTTACAGGAGCGAGCGTGGCCGAACCCTTCACTTTTAATCCCAGCGGACTTCCACCCAGCAGCCGCAGGGCACGCTCAACGGCCGGACGATCCGCCTCGTTAGCCCTCTCCACAAGCTCTTTCTCTTGGAGTCCCCTCACAGCGTGGGCCACAGCTTCGCTCCGGCTGGCGAGGGCGTGGGTCTGCCGGTACTCATCGAGGTAGGCGACGAGCGCGGCGGGGAGGGTCACCGTCACTCGCCTGGCCTCATCGCCGGTCATGCCCCCATCCTACGAGGGCCCGGCGGGTGCTTTCTCGTCCAACCACTCCAACGCCTCCTCCAGCACCTCGCGCGGGACCGTGTGCCCCCCGTGGAACTCGCGGTAGGTCACGTCGTACCCGGCCCGCTGAAGCTGCGGCACGATCACGCGGCTACAGCGGTCGATGGGGAGAACGCGGTCCCCGTCGCCGTGCGCGACGAAGATGCGGGGGGCGCCGACCTGCGCGGCGGGGGCCATGAAACCGGGGGCAAAGGCCATCAGGTGCGTGAACAGGTCGCCGTTGCCCAGCCCCAGGGACAGGGCGTAGGAGGCGCCGTCCGAGAAGCCGTCGAGCACGACCCGGGCCGGGTCCACCGGATACCGCGCGAAGACGTGGGCGAGGGCACGGTCGATGAACGCCACGTCGGGACCGTAGCCGCCCCGGATCACGTCCCAGGTGCCGCCGCGCGAGTCGGGCGCGAGGAGGAGCAGCCCGCGCTCCTCGGCAGCGGCGGTGAAGGGGGCGATGCTGTGGCTGGCCTCACTGCCCGCACCGTGCAGCAGGACCAGCAGCGGGCGCGGGCCGGGGAGCGGGTGGGAGGTGGGCACGTAGAGCAGGCCGTCGCGGCGGTCTCCCAGGCCCAGCGGTTGCAGGCCGCGCTCCTGGGGCATCTGGACGACCTCGCCCGGGCGCGCGGTCAGGCGGCTGGCCTCTTCGCTCCTTCGTCTTCCCGTCATGTCCCGGCATTGTGTCCTCCCGCCCGGGAGGAATGGGTGAAGGCGGAGTTGGGAGGCCGCACACCTCGCCCGGGGAGCCGCCTCCTACGCTCGGCACATGGACGACCAGAACGAGGCCGAACAGATGCAGGACGCCTACGCCCGGCGCCAGGAGCACGAGCGGGAGACGGGCAAGACGAGCGCCGGGGGAGCGGGCAGCACCGGCACGCCGGGCAACGCCGAGACGGGCGCGCAGACGACGGACGGGGCCGACGGCGGCGCACGCTCCGGGGTGACGGAGAGCTGAGACCGTCTTCGACCCCGGGAGGGGGCCGCAGAAACGTTCAGGGGGTGACCTTTCTGCCCGGTCACCCCGCCTGCTATGCTCCGCCAATGCGCCATCTCGCTTTGCTGCTGGCCCTCTCCGTCACGCTGCTCGGGATGTCCGAGGCGGCGACCGCGCTGACGACCACGCCCGTCAACCTGCGCCGGGCGCCGAGCGAGGCGGGAAGAATTCTGGGCGTCGTTCCCGGCAACACGCTGCTGCTCGTGGCCTGCCAGGGTCAGTGGTGCCGGACCACCTACGCGGGGCAGGCGGGGTACGTGGCACGCTCCTTCGTGCGGCCCGTCACCGGAAGCGCGCGGCTGACCGGGCCGGGGGCCGTGTACTACCGCTCGTGCGCGGCGATGCGGGCGGCGAACGCAGCTCCGGTGCGGCTGGGCAAGCCCGGCTACCGCACCGCCCTCGACCGCAACGGAAACGGCGTGGCCTGCGAGAACGGCGAGTAACGCCACAAGGTCAGGAGGCCGCCCCGAACGTGTGGGCGGCCTCCTTCTCTTTCGCGCTTACTTCTGGAACAGGCCCAGGTAGTCCCCGTACCCTTCCTCCTCCAGCCGCCCCACAGGCACGAACCTCAGCGCCGCCGAGTTGATGCAGTAGCGCAGGCCGCCGTGCTCCCGCGGGCCGTCGGGGAAGACGTGCCCGAGGTGCGAGTCGGCCCCTGCCGAGCGGACCTCGGTGCGCGCGTAGCCGATCTTGTGGTCGGTGTTCTCGGTCAGGCGGACCTCGGGGATGGGCCGGGTAAAGGACGGCCAGCCGCACCCCGCGTCGTACTTGTCGAGCGAGCTGAACAGGGGCTCGCCGGACACCACGTCCACGTAGAGGCCGTCTTCCGTGTGGTCCCAGTATTCGCCGGTAAAGGCGCGCTCGGTGCCCTCCTGCTGGGTGACGCGGTACTGCTGGGGCGTCAGGCGCTCGCGCAACTCGGCGTCGCTGGGCTTCTCGTAGGGGGTGGAGGGGGGCGGGGTCATGGGGCGAGTGTAGAGGACGGGGCCGGGCCGGAAGAGGAGGATGACCGGGGTGGAGCCCCCACGCCGCCCTGTCCCGGCACGGGTCCGGCCAGTTGTCCGGCGGGGCTGCGCCAAGCGCCTCCAAACCCCGGCCCCTCCACCCGGCCTTCAGCCGTGGGCCGTAGGATGGGGAATGACGCGCCTGGTGCTGGCCCTTCTGCTCGTGACCCTGCTGGGCGCGGCCCGCGCGGCGGCCGACCCGGCGCGGGCGGCGGCCTTTGCGGCGAATGCCCGGCTGGCGCGCACGGTCAACTTCGGGGACATGCTGGAGTCCCCCCGGGAGGGCGACTGGGGCCTGCGGCTGGAAGACCGCTTCTTCGACCTGGCGCGGGCGGCGGGCTTCACGGCGGTGCGGCTCCCGGTGCGCTGGACCACCCGGGCGGGCAGGGCGGCGCCCTACACGGTGGACCCGGCCTTCCTCCGGCGGGTGGACGGGGCGGTGGCGGGGGCGCGGCGGCGCGGGCTGGCGATCATCCTCGACTTCCACCACAATACCGAGCTGGAGGAGGACCCGGCCGGGCAGCGGGAGCGCTTCCTGGCGATCTGGCGCCAGATTGCCGAGCACGAGCGCAAGCAGCCAGGCGACGTGCTCTTCGAGGTGCTGAACGAGCCGAGCGGCGCGCTGGACGCCGTGTGGAACGACCTTCAGGCGCGGGCGCTGCGGGTGATCCGCGCGTCCAACCCGCGCCGGGTGGTGATCGTGGGGGCGGGCGGCTGGAACGGCGCCGAGACCCTGGCGGGGCTGCGGTTGCCGGACGACCCCCACCTGATCGTCACCTTCCACGCCTATACCCCCCTCACCTTCACCCACCAGGGCGCCGACTGGGTGACGCCGACGCCGCCCACCGGGGTCACGTGGCCGGGGGAGGGGCTGCACCCCGTTCGCGGCTGGCAGAACTGGTCGTGGGACCTGGAGACCCAGGGCACCTCCTCCGGCCTGCGTCTCACGCCCCGCCGTCCCTGGGGCGCCCTCTACCTGCACCGCGACACGCCGCTGCGGGGCGTGCGGGAGGTCGCCTTCACCACCGACCGCCGGGCCGAGGTCCGGGTGGTGTGCCAGGAGCGGAACGTGTCCGGGAGTGACCCGCCGGGCGTGAACGTGGTGGCGCAGCCCGGACGGCGAACGCGCGTGACGGCGACGGGCTGCGGCGGGGGCGCCACCCTGCGCGACCTGTGGCTGATGCCCATCGGGGACACGGTGCAGCCGCCCCTCACGGTGAGCGGGCTGGAGGTGGTCACGCCCGCGGGAACCCTGCCCCTGCTGGGCACCGCCGCGGACGAGGCCGCGTGGCCGCTGCGGGTCGCCGCCGCCTGGGCGCGGGCGCACGGCCGTCCGCTCTTCCTGGGCGAGTTCGGCGCCTACGGGCGGGCCGACCCGGCCTCCCGCGTGCGCTGGGCCGCCTTCGTGCGCGCGGAGGCCGAGCGGCTGGGCATGTCGTGGGGCTGGTGGGAGCTGGCCTCCGGCTTCGGGGTGTACGACCCGAAGCAAAACGTCTGGAATCGCCCCCTGCTGCGCGCGTTGTTGCCGACCTCCCCGCTGGCCCGCCCCTGAGCCCCGGCCCGGAGGGTGGGCCCACCCCCCTTGCTTTGTTTTTTAAAGCGGTTTAATATGGACCCATGACCCTCTTCACTTCCTCCTCCCCGGACAGGCTGCGCGTCGATATCTGGTCGGACATCGCCTGCCCGTGGTGCTACGTCGGCAAGCGGCGCTTCGAGACGGCCCTGGCGGACTTTCCCCACCGTGATGGGGTGGAGGTCGTGTGGCACTCCTTCGAGCTGGACCCCTCGGCCTCCTCGCAGCCGGGGCAGTCCATGAAGGCGATCCTGGCGGGCAAGTACGGGGGCGGCGAGGCCCGGGCGCAGGGAATGCTCGACTCCATGACCCGGACGGCGGCGGGCGAGGGGCTGGAGTACCACTTCGAGAAGGTGCAGCCCGCGAACACCTCCCCGGCCCATCAGCTCATCCACCTCGCCGCCGAGCACGGGCTCCAGGACGCCATGAAAGAGCGGCTGCTCGCCGCCTTCTTCACGGAGGGCGAGTTCCTGGGCGACCGGGAGGTCCTCGTGCGGCTGGGGGCAGAGGTCGGCCTGGACGCGCAGGAGGTGCGAGCGGCGCTCGGGGACGGGCGATTCGTCCAGGCCGTGCGGCAGGACGAGGCGCAGGCGCAGGCGCTCGGCATCAGCGGTGTGCCCTTCTTCGTGCTGGGTGGCAGGTACGGGGTGAGCGGCGCCCAGTCGCCCGAGGTGCTGCGCGGGGCGCTGGAGCAGGTGTGGGCCGAGACGCACCCCGCCCCCCTGACCCTGCTCGGCACGGACACTCCGGCGCAGGCCTGTGAGGACGGCCAGTGCGCGGTGCCCGAGCGCGATGCGGAGGTCACGCGGGGCTGAGGCAGATTCGGGTGAATGCCTGCCCGACCATCCAACTCAACGGCCCGCCGGCGACCACCCCAGGTCGGGCGGGCCGCGTCCTTGTCTTTGCGCGCAACCTGAGTGGGGCAAACGGCTCAGCGGCTCCACAGGTCGCAGCGGTGCTCCTGCCGGAAGCCGGTGCTCTCGGCCACGCGGCCCGGCGCGAAGGTGAGGAGGTTGTTCCGGGCCAGGTCGAGCGGACGCCACGCGGGGAGACCGGGCCGGGCGGGCGAGGACGGATCGCCGCTGCGGGCGAAGTTCGCCCAGTAGGTGCGCATCAACCGGGCGAGGTCGGCCTGGACGGGGGTGAAACGGGCGGGGTCGGCGAGGCCCGTCAGCGGCGTGCCGAAGACGCTGATGATCTCGGCGGCGTGGTAGGCGCCGTAGCTCGGGACACCGGCGGTGGGCGGGAAGGCGATGGGCGCCGTGCGGTCGCGGAATTCGTAGGCGTACACGGGCGTCACGCGGGCGAGGGCGCGGGCGATGTCGTTGACCGGACAGGCGAAGAGCCCGTCGGTCACGAGGGCGGCGGCGGCCAGCCCCACCGTCGGGTAGTCGCGGGCCGCGTACTGGGCGAGGACGCGCGGCGCGTTCCAGCCCTCCAGCACGCCGACGAGGGCCCAGTACTGCCACACGGGAATGTCCGCCCGGGCCCCCAGCGGGGCCACGAAGAGCGTCCCCTCGTCGAGGTTGCTGCCGATCAATACGGGCACGCGGTTTATGCTCCCGTCCGCGAACACGTCCGCCGGGGCGCGGGGCACCGTGCCGTCACCGTACACGGGCGGCAGGTCGACCGCGCCGGGGGCCCGCTGCCCCGGGACGGGCGTGCCGAGCAGCCGCCCCACCGGCACCCCGCGCAGGCAGGCGGCGTCTCCCTCCGGGCAGCCGAGCGCGCGGGCGTACTCCCGGCCCGTGTTCAGCGCCTGGGTCACGGGCACCATGTTGATCTCGGGGGTGCAGGGCCCGCTCTGGAGGACCGCCTTGTCGAACAGGCCCGCCGCCCCCGGCGAGGCGAGCTGCGCGCACACGCTCATGCCGCCCGCCGATTCACCGAAGACGGTGACGTTGGCGGGGTCGCCCCCGAAGGCGGCGGCGTTCGCCCGCACCCAGCGCAGCGCGGCCTGCTGGTCGAGAAGGCCGTAGTTCCCCAGCGTCCGCCCCTCCAGCAAGCTGGGCGCGGCGAGGAAGCCCAGGGGCCCCAGGCGGTAGTTCACGGTGACGACGACGACCCCCTGCTCGCGGGCCAGCACCCGGGCGTCGTAATCGTTTCCCGCCCCATTCTCAAAGGAGCCGCCGTGAATCCACACCATCACGGGGGCGCGCAGGGCCCCGGCGGGAGCCGTCACGTTCAGGAAGAGGCAATCCTCCGACCCGCGCAACCCGCCGCCGATCTGCCGGGGCCGCGTCTGCGCGCACGCCTGCCCGGGGAGGGAGGCGTCACGCTCCCCCGTCCAGGCGGCGGCGGGTCGAGCCGCGCGCCAGCGCAGCTCCCCGACAGGCGGCGCGGCGTAGGGCACCCCCTGGAAGACCCGCACGCCCGCCTGCTCGCGGCCCACGAGCGTGCCCTGGGCCACCCGCGCCCGAACCGGAGCCCCCTGCGCGGCGGTGGGTGCCGCCTGCACGGGCGGCAGGGGCGTCTCCTGGGCCGACGTGGTGATGGATTCCTGGGCGCCCGCCCCGCCCACGAGCAGGGCCGCGAGAAGCAGCGAACGTGTACAACGTGCCATACGGCAGCGTATAGCGGTGACGCCAGACCGGGAAACAGGAGGGTCTTTGCCGAAGACCAATGCGTGACGCGGCCGACAATGGGAACCCGCCGCCGAACGTGGGGGGTCCGGGGCGGGGTCGGGAAGTGGGCTCAGGCGGGGTCGGGGGTCAGGCCGGGGTGGGCGGCGGGGCCGTCGGGGTCGCCCGCCGCCCTGGGGGGGCTCACGTCCGGCAGCGTGCCCCCCGCGAGGACGGTCCGCACGTCGTCCCCGGTCAGGAATTCGCGGACCATCAGGGCGTCGGTGAGGCGGTGGAGGACGTGGGCGTGCTCGGTCAGGAGGCTCAGCGCGCGGTCGTACTGCCCGTTGAGAATCTCGCCGAGCGCCCCGTCGATGCGCTCGGCGGTGTGGTCGCTGTAGACCCCCTGTTGCGGCCCGTAGCCGAGGTATCCCTCGCTCTCCTGCGCGAAGGCGATCTGCCCCACGCCCGACATCCCCCACTCGGTCACCATGCGCCGGGCGAGGTTCGTCGCCTGCTGGAAGTCGTTCGCCGCGCCCGTCGTCACCTGACCGGTGGCGACCTGCTCCGCCGCGTGCCCGGCGAGCGCCACGCAGATGCGGTCGAGGAGCGCGGCCCGCGTGTGGTGCATCCGGTCCTCCGGCGTATAGAGCGCCGAGCCCAGCGAGCGCCCCCGCGGCACGATGGTCAGCTTGTGCGCCTTGTCCGCGTGCGGGAGGAGTTGGGCGGCGAGGGCGTGACCGACCTCGTGATACGCCGTGACCTTGCGGTCGGCTTCCCGGACGACGAGGCTGCGACGTTCCGGGCCCATCAACACCCGGTCTCTGGCCTCGTCCACATCCCGCCCCGTGATCCGACTCCGCCCCGCCCGCGCGGCCTGCAACGCCGCCTCGTTGAGCAGATTCTCCAGGTCCGCCCCCACCATCCCCGCCGTCCGTCTCGCCACCACGCCGAGGTCCACGCTGGGATCAAGGGGCTTGGTGCGGGCGTGGATCCGCAGAATCTGTTCTCTGCCCCGCACGTCGGGGGCATCGACGACGACCTGACGGTCAAAGCGTCCGGGACGCAGCAACGCTGCGTCCAGCACGTCGGGTCGGTTGGTCGCCGCCAGGATGATCACCTCCTGCCCGCTGCCGAAGCCGTCCATCTCCACCAGCAGTTGGTTCAGCGTCTGTTCGCGTTCGTCGTTGCCGCCTTGCAGGTTCACGCCGCGCTTGCGGCCCACGGCATCGATCTCGTCGATGAAGACAATGCAGGGCGCACTCTTGCGCGCCTGCTCGAACAGGTCGCGCACCCGCGCGGCCCCGACGCCGACGAACATCTCCACGAAGTCCGAGCCGCTGATCGAGAAGTAGGGCACCTTGGCTTCCCCGGCCACCGCCTTTGCCAGGAGCGTCTTGCCAGAGCCGGGGGGACCGACGAGGAGCACGCCGTGAGGAATCCTCGCGCCGAGCTGGTGGTAGCGCTCGGGCTGGCGCAGGAAGTCGACGACTTCCTGCAAGTCCTGCTTGGCCTCGTCGCAGCCCGCGACGTCGGCGAAGGTGAGCTTGATCTGCCCCTCGGCGATCACCGCCGCCTTCGACTTTCCGAAGGTACTCGCGGCGTCGGTTCCCCCGCTCTGGCGACCGCGCAGCAGGAGGACGACCAGGCCGATGATGAGCAGCAGGGTGAGCAGGCCGCTCAGCACGGCGAGGGGGCTCAGGCGGGTGTTGGAAGCGAGGGAGACGTTGACCCCGGCGGCCTGAAGGCGGGCCAGGGTGATCGCCGGGTCGGCGGCGAGCGTGCGGGTCCGGTAGTCGCGGCCGTCTTCCAGGCGGCCGGTCAGCAGGGCGGTGTTGTTCTGGTACTGCACGGTGGCCGTCTCCACCTGCCCGGTACGCAGCGCGGCGGTGAAGTCTTCGAGCGGCAGCTCCCCGGGACGCCCGCGTGGGGCGACCACGCTGATCAGCAGCAGCAGCGCGATCACGGCGGCGGCCAGTCCCCACCCCCAAGAGGCTCGTTTCATCCGCTGGCCCTGCTCCCCTGGCTGCATTGTCCGGGCGTCATGCCTCAGTGTAGGGCGTGGGCCCCGGGAAACTCTGGAACCGAAATGGCGATGTTCGGCGGCCGGGTCCGGCCCGGCAGGACCCACCCCCTCCTTGACCCAGCCTTGAAGCTTGAGCGCACTGCACTCAACTCTATTGACTGCTGGCAACTGTGGGCTTATGCTGTGGTCAGTTTCAGAACTGCTCCTCCCGCAGGCGCAGCATCCCCCATAGCCAAGGAGTCAAACATGCCGAAAGCCGTAGGAATCGACCTCGGGACCACCAACAGCG encodes:
- a CDS encoding PIN domain-containing protein, whose product is MPVLHGAVVLCDANVLYKSLVRDLIVRLGIQGVIRPRWTNEIHEEWIGNLLAHRPDLSRVRLERTRDMMNRAVPESLVTAQARSDHTLPDPDDQHVLNAALASGASVLLTFNLADFPSRALPPHLQAVHPDPFLQGCLEGQTASVLEALQELRAALSRPPITTQELLDGLKRAEVPSFAEKLQVWAEKI
- a CDS encoding helix-turn-helix domain-containing protein, producing the protein MKEQTLAKDAQQLLSQNDVRLSTGSTSLPLTPALAELLRGLLERLGNGESVTILSQQEELSTQQAADLLGVSRPYLIEQVLNQGRIPYRKVGSHRRIRLSDLLAYQQKDLRERKALADQITAEAQEMGLY
- a CDS encoding ribbon-helix-helix domain-containing protein encodes the protein MTGDEARRVTVTLPAALVAYLDEYRQTHALASRSEAVAHAVRGLQEKELVERANEADRPAVERALRLLGGSPLGLKVKGSATLAPVSGPPIEELLPDLLGPSLADEEVGVSAQQQDLAERKALAQEVTEIGQEVDPY
- a CDS encoding alpha/beta hydrolase: MTGRRRSEEASRLTARPGEVVQMPQERGLQPLGLGDRRDGLLYVPTSHPLPGPRPLLVLLHGAGSEASHSIAPFTAAAEERGLLLLAPDSRGGTWDVIRGGYGPDVAFIDRALAHVFARYPVDPARVVLDGFSDGASYALSLGLGNGDLFTHLMAFAPGFMAPAAQVGAPRIFVAHGDGDRVLPIDRCSRVIVPQLQRAGYDVTYREFHGGHTVPREVLEEALEWLDEKAPAGPS
- a CDS encoding excalibur calcium-binding domain-containing protein; translation: MRHLALLLALSVTLLGMSEAATALTTTPVNLRRAPSEAGRILGVVPGNTLLLVACQGQWCRTTYAGQAGYVARSFVRPVTGSARLTGPGAVYYRSCAAMRAANAAPVRLGKPGYRTALDRNGNGVACENGE
- the msrB gene encoding peptide-methionine (R)-S-oxide reductase MsrB, yielding MTPPPSTPYEKPSDAELRERLTPQQYRVTQQEGTERAFTGEYWDHTEDGLYVDVVSGEPLFSSLDKYDAGCGWPSFTRPIPEVRLTENTDHKIGYARTEVRSAGADSHLGHVFPDGPREHGGLRYCINSAALRFVPVGRLEEEGYGDYLGLFQK
- a CDS encoding glycoside hydrolase family 5 protein, whose translation is MTRLVLALLLVTLLGAARAAADPARAAAFAANARLARTVNFGDMLESPREGDWGLRLEDRFFDLARAAGFTAVRLPVRWTTRAGRAAPYTVDPAFLRRVDGAVAGARRRGLAIILDFHHNTELEEDPAGQRERFLAIWRQIAEHERKQPGDVLFEVLNEPSGALDAVWNDLQARALRVIRASNPRRVVIVGAGGWNGAETLAGLRLPDDPHLIVTFHAYTPLTFTHQGADWVTPTPPTGVTWPGEGLHPVRGWQNWSWDLETQGTSSGLRLTPRRPWGALYLHRDTPLRGVREVAFTTDRRAEVRVVCQERNVSGSDPPGVNVVAQPGRRTRVTATGCGGGATLRDLWLMPIGDTVQPPLTVSGLEVVTPAGTLPLLGTAADEAAWPLRVAAAWARAHGRPLFLGEFGAYGRADPASRVRWAAFVRAEAERLGMSWGWWELASGFGVYDPKQNVWNRPLLRALLPTSPLARP
- a CDS encoding DsbA family oxidoreductase, which codes for MTLFTSSSPDRLRVDIWSDIACPWCYVGKRRFETALADFPHRDGVEVVWHSFELDPSASSQPGQSMKAILAGKYGGGEARAQGMLDSMTRTAAGEGLEYHFEKVQPANTSPAHQLIHLAAEHGLQDAMKERLLAAFFTEGEFLGDREVLVRLGAEVGLDAQEVRAALGDGRFVQAVRQDEAQAQALGISGVPFFVLGGRYGVSGAQSPEVLRGALEQVWAETHPAPLTLLGTDTPAQACEDGQCAVPERDAEVTRG
- a CDS encoding carboxylesterase/lipase family protein; the protein is MARCTRSLLLAALLVGGAGAQESITTSAQETPLPPVQAAPTAAQGAPVRARVAQGTLVGREQAGVRVFQGVPYAAPPVGELRWRAARPAAAWTGERDASLPGQACAQTRPRQIGGGLRGSEDCLFLNVTAPAGALRAPVMVWIHGGSFENGAGNDYDARVLAREQGVVVVTVNYRLGPLGFLAAPSLLEGRTLGNYGLLDQQAALRWVRANAAAFGGDPANVTVFGESAGGMSVCAQLASPGAAGLFDKAVLQSGPCTPEINMVPVTQALNTGREYARALGCPEGDAACLRGVPVGRLLGTPVPGQRAPGAVDLPPVYGDGTVPRAPADVFADGSINRVPVLIGSNLDEGTLFVAPLGARADIPVWQYWALVGVLEGWNAPRVLAQYAARDYPTVGLAAAALVTDGLFACPVNDIARALARVTPVYAYEFRDRTAPIAFPPTAGVPSYGAYHAAEIISVFGTPLTGLADPARFTPVQADLARLMRTYWANFARSGDPSSPARPGLPAWRPLDLARNNLLTFAPGRVAESTGFRQEHRCDLWSR
- the ftsH gene encoding ATP-dependent zinc metalloprotease FtsH, whose product is MKRASWGWGLAAAVIALLLLISVVAPRGRPGELPLEDFTAALRTGQVETATVQYQNNTALLTGRLEDGRDYRTRTLAADPAITLARLQAAGVNVSLASNTRLSPLAVLSGLLTLLLIIGLVVLLLRGRQSGGTDAASTFGKSKAAVIAEGQIKLTFADVAGCDEAKQDLQEVVDFLRQPERYHQLGARIPHGVLLVGPPGSGKTLLAKAVAGEAKVPYFSISGSDFVEMFVGVGAARVRDLFEQARKSAPCIVFIDEIDAVGRKRGVNLQGGNDEREQTLNQLLVEMDGFGSGQEVIILAATNRPDVLDAALLRPGRFDRQVVVDAPDVRGREQILRIHARTKPLDPSVDLGVVARRTAGMVGADLENLLNEAALQAARAGRSRITGRDVDEARDRVLMGPERRSLVVREADRKVTAYHEVGHALAAQLLPHADKAHKLTIVPRGRSLGSALYTPEDRMHHTRAALLDRICVALAGHAAEQVATGQVTTGAANDFQQATNLARRMVTEWGMSGVGQIAFAQESEGYLGYGPQQGVYSDHTAERIDGALGEILNGQYDRALSLLTEHAHVLHRLTDALMVREFLTGDDVRTVLAGGTLPDVSPPRAAGDPDGPAAHPGLTPDPA